From Xanthomonas sp. 10-10:
TGGCAATGCCTCGTGCCTGAGGCGGCTGGCTTGACCACTGCGATGTTGCTGGCCGGGCTTCGCTGGCCTGCATGACGTAAGCGCGGTGCGCGACCTGCGCGCAGGTGCTGGCGGACCGATGCGGCATGCCAGTGCGACAGGCGCACGACAACACACTCCAGCGTCAGCAACCGGCAGCGGCCTGCATCGCAACGCTGGCAGATCCCTTGCGCGCTCGCCGTCGACATCACCCCCATCGCCAATCACGGCAAGGCTCGCGACGGGCGCCAGCTGCATCCGGCCGTGGACGGGCGGCGCAGCCCCGGAAAAAACACTTGACATCGGCCGCCACAAAATCAATTAATTAGCTAATTCGTTAATTACTTAAGCCCTTATGTCCATCGACCGCATCTTCGAAGCCCTCGCCTCCCAGCCCCGCCGCAAGATGCTGGCGTGCCTGGCAGACCAGGAACTCACCGCCGGCCAGATCGGGCAGTTGTTCGAAATGAGCGCGCCGGCCATCTCACGGCATCTGTCGGTACTGGAAAGCGCCGGGCTGGTGTCCAGCGAGCGGCGCGGCCAGTTCGTGGTCTATCGGCTCACCCCGGACAACATGGTCAACACGCTCAGCAGCTTTGCCTTCGAAGTCTGCCCGGCCTCGGCGCCGCTCAAGCGCAAGGCGCGAGCCCTGACCAAGAAGACCTCCTGACCCTCCTCCGGCCGCAAAGGACTCATGCCGATGTTCAGCACGCCCCAGCAACGCCCTGCCGATGCACACGCAGGTTTTCCGTCAGTCCGTCTGGAGTCCTACAGCGGCGGTCTGCCGGTGGAGGTCACGCTGATCGCACAGCTGGGCGTGGGCGCAGGCAACCCGTTGATCGAACAGGCCTGTCGCCGCCAGCGCGCGCATCCCAGTTTTCACGATGCGCTGGACGAGCCATCGGCACGCCTGGCCGGCACCGACTTTGCGCACGGCGAATCGACCGCGCTGTTCTCGTTTGCGGTGGGCGCCAACGGCCACCCGTTCCATCGCCACGCCGGCCATCGCATGTTCACCGCCATCACCGGCAGCAGTGGCGCGCAACTGCGCTTCTGCACCGCCTCGATGGAACAGATCGAACAGGATCCGCAGCACTTCCTGGCCGCGTTGCGGCATATCGATCTGCCGGCCGACTGTCTGTTCACCGTGCGCTTTGGCGGCGGCACCTGGCATCAGTTCGCACCGCTCAAAGCGCAAGCCGCACACCCGGCATTTTTCGCATTGTCCTGCCACAGCGATGAGGCCGGCGGCGACTTGAGCGATGCGGTGCGCGCACGCGTGCTGTCCGGCACTGCCGATATCGCCACGCTCACCGAAACGCTGCCCGAGGCGGTGCTCGGGCTACTGGCCTCGGCGCAGGCGCGTGCGCTGCAGATCCCCACCGTGCGTCTGTCGCTGGCCGCATCGCCAGGCAGCAGCAGGTTTGCCTGGTGCGGCCGGCTGCGCTCGCTCAGCGGCAGGCTGCGCCAGGCAGTGAGCC
This genomic window contains:
- a CDS encoding DUF2867 domain-containing protein; the encoded protein is MFSTPQQRPADAHAGFPSVRLESYSGGLPVEVTLIAQLGVGAGNPLIEQACRRQRAHPSFHDALDEPSARLAGTDFAHGESTALFSFAVGANGHPFHRHAGHRMFTAITGSSGAQLRFCTASMEQIEQDPQHFLAALRHIDLPADCLFTVRFGGGTWHQFAPLKAQAAHPAFFALSCHSDEAGGDLSDAVRARVLSGTADIATLTETLPEAVLGLLASAQARALQIPTVRLSLAASPGSSRFAWCGRLRSLSGRLRQAVSRLRRPVGFVALAPQLAQVSVHAQPKPGSLLTRHLQGFDHQDSVRLRLQPHQLRQRGAHTLMALLLEGFTERAPRGVTWLMRLRNALVAPLQLRTSPLGCPVSSLLSAQRDCLFAGRFPVLAQDTAPLDRRVQVLLGADDRHLVFRSSVGVEVLEDGGVELSLETRVACRNRFGRIYMALVDGVHHRYIAPALLRTAAQALLVPVLDTTATQATARRP
- a CDS encoding metalloregulator ArsR/SmtB family transcription factor, producing the protein MSIDRIFEALASQPRRKMLACLADQELTAGQIGQLFEMSAPAISRHLSVLESAGLVSSERRGQFVVYRLTPDNMVNTLSSFAFEVCPASAPLKRKARALTKKTS